A window from Littorina saxatilis isolate snail1 linkage group LG9, US_GU_Lsax_2.0, whole genome shotgun sequence encodes these proteins:
- the LOC138977089 gene encoding uncharacterized protein gives MASRTESSSDRIARWRSLAEELGVKSTSIPEFIAERMTREDAEQARLELEKEKLELERKAYQDKLEVARRETDERVKYVQAQRETDEKAAEEKQRQEREDHDRKQKQEGEEHDLRMQLLQRESESKRVKRGSRDGADNEGDSSGEEESSDLRGFRPSIPMFDESKENIATWLKRFERVATLYKWKRNTWATRVSTRLSGRAVEVYNTLDDDSADDYDGLKVALLGRYQLTAETYRRRLRTCKRKEHETFRQFGARIEENLTKWHELSEITELKQLVLLEQFLQTLSADMAAYVKEKKPQTLAEAVKSAEIHFEAHRDSKKFFQHDRDQGGKAGVGEKQKSGDNSVGTSGRKCFICESPKHLARDCPKKSKSTGAVNSGPEKSLPPVSVPTLCTPCSQQDYDPRCLVVVDGVAVEGLRDTGSQVCVVKSSLVSRSQFTGQDLEVSMAEKDIKRRYPVIKVQVECPFYTGEVEAIVMDTPVADFIVGNHARLGDSIVLPVYAVSKVVSVVTRAQAAAEGKKSTLLHVAAPGLETVTPEQLHDLQRNDSTLKSCREAADRRDVRTSGHSGEVGFVWKKKILYREYRGGGSVYTQVVVPQQLRLGVIKLAHEPPMGGHMGVQRTRDRVWQQFFWPGMCADIRRFVLSCDQCQKVSHKPQKVPLGKMPLIDTPFERVAIDLVGPIIPASESGNRYILVFVDYATRYPEAIPLKSIEAVKVAEAMWAVWTRVGIPSEILTDRGTQFMSEVMKEVERLLAIKGLATTPYHAQGNGLVERYNGTLKTMLRKLAQEKPKQWDRYIPALLFAYREVPQESLGFSPFELLYGRTVRGPMSVLRNLWTEEQVDEQVRTTSEYVVDLRNRIEETCKLARQNLSAAAQKHAEVFNRKTVRRQFQPGDKVLLLLPQKKNKLQLCWQGPFDVLEKKGESDYRIRIYGREKLYHANLLKLYRDRQNTADPSDGIPTVAVAVVEETEEMISPDRELPLPCLEGEETVKDINLSATLTAEQRRQVLEIAERHERVLTDVPLQTPLAVFDMTVESAKPVRVKQYPLPYAKVETIKEEVQAMKKLGVIETAASPYNAPVVLIRKKDGKVRFCVDYRRLNDVTVFDAEPLPDVEHLFAGLGRATYFSKFDLSKGYWQIPIRDDVRPMTAFTTPVGQFQFTVMPFGLKNAVAVFSRMMRALLEPLGRNDVHNFMDDILVATETWKEHLAALEAVLRRLEQANLSARPMKCFVGFEELSFLGHVVRKGEILPEDNKLQKIDEAPVPETKKQVRAFLGLAGYYRKFIPNFSAIALPLSDLTKKNSPNTVVWTAECEKAFRALKARLTSKPVLQLPDLSQPFTLRTDASDHGLGAVLMQEKDGVFHPVAYASRKLSTPESKYSTIERECLAVVWATQKFQPFLYGQTFVLETDHQPLRYLQTAKVVNSRLMRWSLLLQAYSFTVRVIPGSRNVGADYLSRACVEEGSFAV, from the coding sequence ATGGCGTCTAGGACGGAAAGTAGTTCGGATAGGATTGCTAGGTGGCGTTCACTTGCTGAGGAGCTAGGTGTTAAATCTACCAGTATTCCTGAGTTTATTGCCGAGCGAATGACCCGTGAAGATGCGGAACAGGCTAGGCTAGAGCTAGAGAAAGAGAAACTTGAACTAGAAAGGAAAGCTTATCAGGACAAGCTAGAAGTAGCGCGTCGAGAGACTGATGAGAGAGTTAAGTATGTTCAAGCTCAGCGAGAGACTGATGAGAAAGCCGCGGAAGAAAAACAAAGGCAAGAGAGAGAGGACCATGACCGTAAGCAAAAGCAGGAAGGAGAAGAGCATGACCTTCGCATGCAACTCCTGCAGAGAGAGTCGGAAAGTAAGAGGGTGAAGAGAGGAAGTAGGGATGGAGCTGATAATGAGGGAGATTCCTCAGGTGAAGAAGAGTCTAGTGACCTTCGTGGTTTTCGGCCTTCCATACCGATGTTTGATGAGAGCAAAGAAAACATAGCTACTTGGTTGAAAAGGTTTGAGAGAGTCGCTACCTTGTACAAGTGGAAGAGAAATACGTGGGCAACTAGGGTCTCGACTAGGTTGTCGGGTAGGGCTGTAGAAGTGTACAACACTCTTGATGATGATAGCGCAGACGACTATGACGGTTTGAAGGTCGCGTTGTTAGGCCGCTATCAGCTCACAGCCGAAACCTACCGCCGTCGTCTCAGAACCTGCAAGAGAAAAGAACATGAAACGTTCAGACAGTTCGGTGCTCGCATTGAAGAGAATTTGACTAAGTGGCATGAGCTTTCCGAGATCACAGAACTGAAACAGTTGGTTTTGCTTGAACAGTTCTTGCAGACCCTGAGCGCGGACATGGCCGCGTACGTTAAGGAGAAAAAACCTCAGACGTTAGCCGAAGCAGTTAAGTCCGCTGAGATTCATTTTGAAGCACACCGTGACAGTAAGAAGTTTTTTCAGCATGATCGTGATCAGGGTGGAAAGGCTGGCGTTGGTGAAAAGCAGAAAAGTGGAGATAACTCAGTTGGTACATCCGGTAGGAAGTGTTTCATCTGTGAGTCCCCCAAACATTTGGCTAGAGATTGCCCCAAGAAGAGCAAGTCGACGGGAGCGGTGAATAGTGGTCCTGAGAAGTCTTTACCGCCCGTCAGTGTACCCACTTTGTGTACTCCCTGTAGCCAGCAAGACTACGACCCGAGATGCCTGGTTGTAGTGGATGGTGTTGCAGTGGAGGGGTTGCGTGATACTGGATCTCAGGTTTGTGTCGTGAAGAGTTCATTAGTTTCCAGGTCTCAGTTCACAGGACAGGATCTTGAGGTTTCTATGGCTGAGAAAGACATCAAGAGGCGCTATCCAGTGATTAAGGTTCAGGTTGAATGTCCTTTCTACACTGGTGAGGTTGAGGCTATCGTCATGGATACACCTGTTGCTGATTTCATTGTAGGTAATCACGCCCGGCTGGGTGACTCGATTGTTCTTCCAGTGTACGCTGTGTCCAAGGTTGTGTCAGTTGTCACTCGTGCTCAGGCTGCCGCTGAAGGGAAGAAGTCGACTTTGTTACATGTTGCTGCTCCAGGGCTAGAAACAGTCACCCCTGAGCAGTTGCATGACCTTCAGCGGAATGATTCGACTTTGAAGAGTTGTCGTGAGGCGGCAGATCGCCGAGACGTCAGAACGTCTGGTCACTCCGGTGAAGTTGGGtttgtttggaagaagaagattctgTACCGTGAGTATCGCGGTGGTGGTAGCGTCTATACTCAGGTTGTTGTTCCCCAGCAGTTGAGGTTAGGTGTTATCAAGTTGGCCCATGAACCGCCTATGGGAGGTCACATGGGTGTTCAGAGGACACGTGATCGAGTTTGGCAGCAGTTTTTTTGGCCAGGTATGTGCGCAGACATACGTCGCTTTGTGTTGTCTTGCGATCAGTGTCAGAAGGTTTCTCATAAGCCACAGAAGGTACCGTTAGGTAAGATGCCTCTCATCGATACGCCGTTCGAGCGTGTGGCGATCGATCTGGTGGGTCCCATCATCCCTGCTTCTGAGTCTGGTAACCGGTACATCTTAGTGtttgtggactacgctactcggtaCCCGGAAGCCATTCCATTGAAGTCGATTGAGGCTGTGAAGGTTGCAGAAGCGATGTGGGCAGTCTGGACTCGAGTAGGAATTCCCTCAGAGATTTTGACAGACCGTGGTACCCAGTTCATGTCCGAGGTGATGAAAGAAGTGGAGCGTTTGCTGGCCATCAAGGGTTTAGCGACTACTCCGTACCATGCGCAAGGAAACGGATTGGTGGAACGGTACAACGGAACACTCAAGACCATGCTACGCAAGCTTGCTCAAGAGAAACCGAAGCAGTGGGATCGCTACATTCCTGCACTCCTCTTCGCTTATCGTGAAGTTCCACAGGAGAGTCTGGGATTCTCTCCCTTTGAGCTTCTATACGGCAGGACAGTGCGAGGACCCATGTCTGTTCTTCGCAACCTATGGACGGAGGAGCAAGTCGATGAACAAGTTCGTACGACTTCTGAGTATGTGGTTGACTTGAGGAACCGGATTGAGGAAACCTGCAAACTGGCGCGTCAGAATCTGTCAGCTGCTGCACAGAAACACGCGGAGGTGTTCAACCGGAAGACAGTGCGAAGACAGTTCCAGCCTGGAGACAAGGTTTTGTTGCTGCtgccgcagaagaagaacaagctgCAGTTGTGTTGGCAGGGACCGTTCgacgttttggagaagaaaggCGAGTCAGACTACAGGATTCGGATCTACGGGCGTGAGAAGCTGTACCATGCCAATCTTCTCAAGTTGTACAGAGACCGACAAAACACTGCGGACCCCTCAGATGGGATACCCACCGTAGCGGTGGCGGTGGTTGAAGAAACTGAGGAGATGATTTCGCCTGATCGGGAACTACCCCTGCCCTGCTTGGAGGGCGAAGAAACGGTGAAGGACATCAACCTGTCTGCTACACTGACTGCCGAGCAACGACGTCAGGTGTTGGAGATTGCGGAGAGGCACGAAAGAGTTCTTACTGATGTCCCCCTTCAGACGCCTTTGGCCGTTTTTGACATGACGGTGGAATCCGCGAAACCGGTTCGAGTGAAACAGTACCCTTTACCTTATGCCAAGGTAGAGACCATCAAGGAAGAGGTGCAGGCCATGAAGAAGTTGGGTGTTATCGAAACGGCTGCTTCTCCCTACAACGCCCCTGTTGTGCTCATCCGCAAGAAGGATGGGAAGGTTCGCTTTTGTGTGGATTACAGGCGGCTGAATGATGTGACAGTCTTCGATGCTGAACCACTCCCAGATGTGGAACACCTGTTCGCTGGTTTGGGTCGAGCGACTTACTTCAGCAAGTTTGATCTTTCCAAGGGGTATTGGCAGATACCCATCCGAGACGACGTCCGTCCCATGACTGCGTTCACCACTCCGGTAGGCCAGTTCCAGTTTACAGTCATGCCGTTTGGACTGAAGAACGCCGTGGCTGTGTTTTCCCGTATGATGAGGGCTTTGCTGGAACCGCTGGGGAGGAACGACGTTCATAACTTCATGGACGACATTCTGGTGGCGACCGAAACCTGGAAGGAACATTTGGCTGCGCTGGAGGCTGTGTTGCGGCGCCTTGAGCAGGCCAATCTCTCTGCCAGACCGATGAAGTGCTTCGTTGGGTTCGAGGAGTTGAGTTTCTTGGGTCACGTGGTGAGGAAGGGTGAGATCTTACCTGAGGACAACAAGCTGCAGAAAATTGACGAGGCTCCGGTTCCAGAGACCAAGAAGCAAGTTCGGGCGTTCCTTGGTCTAGCCGGATACTACCGGAAGTTCATCCCAAATTTCTCTGCAATTGCTCTGCCGCTCTCTGATCTGACAAAGAAGAATTCTCCCAACACCGTGGTTTGGACAGCCGAGTGTGAGAAGGCATTCAGGGCTCTGAAAGCCAGGCTGACCTCAAAGCCAGTTTTGCAACTGCCGGATCTGTCACAGCCATTCACGCTCCGGACAGATGCCTCTGATCATGGACTGGGAGCTGTGCTTATGCAAGAAAAGGATGGCGTGTTCCACCCTGTCGCCTACGCCAGCCGGAAGTTGTCCACCCCGGAGAGCAAGTACTCCACCATTGAACGTGAGTGTCTGGCCGTTGTATGGGCTACCCAGAAGTTCCAGCCATTTCTGTACGGACAGACGTTTGTGTTGGAGACAGATCACCAACCACTGCGTTACCTGCAGACAGCAAAGGTGGTGAACAGCAGGCTCATGCGCTGGAGTTTGTTGTTGCAAGCCTACAGTTTCACCGTGCGGGTGATTCCCGGTAGTCGCAACGTGGGAGCCGACTACCTCAGTCGGGCATGCGTTGAGGAGGGATCTTTTGCAGTGTAG